AGCCGGACGAGCCGCGTGCGACCGTCGCCGAACGGGTCGGCCGTCGACAGACCGACCGCGGCGAGCGGCCCGGTCGGGGCGGGGCCGAAGGCGCTGTCCGGGACGACCTGCAGCCGGTCGACGAGCCCCGCGGGCAGCAGCCCCCGCAGCTGCCCGGCGAGCACCCGCGGGCGGGCGGTGCTCCGGGCCACGCCCTCGGAGACCAGCACCCGCGCGTGCGGCACGGAAGCCAGCCCGCCGACGTGGTCGGGGTGCAGGTGCGACAGGACGACGTGCGTGACGTCGTCCGTGTCGATCGCGTCGGCGAGTGTGCTGCCCGGGGGGACGACGGGCGGGAGCAGGCGTCGGTACAGCCACCCGGCGGCACCCGTGCGCCACGGCAGGGGTGCGTACCCGGTGTCGAACAGCACGGAGCGGTCCGGACCGGACCAGTGGAAGACGTTCGCGGGGAAGACCCGACGGCCACGGGGTGCACCGCGGAGCAGACCGTGCACGTCGTGGGTCGTCCACCCGCAGGCGGCGGCGCGCAGGGTACCGACCGGGCGCTCAGCCACGGGGCTGCCCACCGACGCGCCGGCCGGCGGTCGCGTAGCTCGCGAGTGCCTCGTCGAGCCCGACGACCGGCTGGTAGCCGAGCACCTGCCGGGCCCGGGTCAGGTCGAGGGTCTGCGAGTGCGTGATCGTCGTCACCGTGTACCGGGTGATGGGCGGCTCGGGCTGCCCGGGCAGCACCGTGCACACGGCCTCGAGCACGGTGGCCAGCGCGGACACCGGCCCGGCCGGCAGGTGCAGGTGCCGCGGCCGGACCCCGAGTCCGGTGAGCAGCTGGTCGAGGAGCTCGACGAACGGACGCGGGTCCCCGTTCGTGATGTTGAACGCCAGCCCGGCGGCCCCGGGCACCTCGGCCGCGAGCCGGACGGCGTGCGCGACGTTCTCGACGGCGGTCAGGTCGACGAGTCCGCGTCCGCCGCGCAGGAGGGGCGCGCCGACCCGTTCGTGCACGCGGAGCAGCCTCGGGACGAGTCCGGTGTCGCCCGCGCCGATGATGCCGCGCGGCCGCAGGACGACGATCTCGGGTCCGTCGGGGTCGCCGGTCGCGGCGCGGAGGAGCGCCTCGGCGTGCAGCTTCGAGCGGATGTAGTGGTTCATCGGGCGGCTCGGGTCGACCTGGTCCTCGCGGATGTCGAGCCGGTCGCGCGGTGCGGCGTAGATGCCGGGCGACGACACGTGCACGAGCCGCCGCGCCCCGACGCGACGTGCGTACTCGAGCACCCGGGCGGTCCCGGTGACGTTGGCGTGCTCGAAGGCCGACCACGGGCCCCACGGCGAGCTGAGCGCCGCGCAGTGCACGACGACGTCGGCGGGGACGTCCGCGCGGGCGAGGTCGTCGAGGTCGCCGACGTGGACGTCCCCGGCGGGCAGCGCCGACGCCCGCCGACCGGACGCCGTGACGCGGTAGCCGTGCTCGCGCAGGGTCCGCACGACGTGACCGCCGACGAACCCGCTCGCCCCCGTGACCAGCGCGCGCTCCCCGGTGCCTGCTCCCCCCATGCCCCAGATCCTACGAGCCCGGCAGGAGCCGACGGCCCTAGGCTCGGGGCGTGCGGATCGCGCTGGTCACCGACTACTACCTGCCGACGCTCGGGGGCGTCCAGACGGCGGTGCGCTCCCTGGCCGAGGCCCTCACGGCAGCGGGACACGACGTCACGGTCTTCTGTCCCGACGACCCGGCGGGCCCCGCGCACTCGGCGGGCACGGCGCAGGCACCCGGCACCGCCACCGTGCCGGCCGTCGTCGGTCTGCCCGTCTCCCCCGTGTTCCGCCCCGACGGCTACCCCTTCGCGTGGTCCCCGCGTCGCCTCCGCGCCCTGCTCCGCCGCGAGTTCGCCGCACGCCGGGTCGACGTCGTGCACACCCACTCCGAGATGTTCGCGGCGCTCGGCGGGATCCGGGCCGCGCAGGACCTCGGCATCCCGGTGGTGCACACGATGCACGGCCGCATCGACGTCTACACGCGGAACGTCCTGCCCGTGCCCGCCGTCACGACCGCGCTGCTCGCCTTCCTGCACGCGACG
The sequence above is drawn from the Curtobacterium sp. MR_MD2014 genome and encodes:
- a CDS encoding NAD-dependent epimerase/dehydratase family protein, which gives rise to MGGAGTGERALVTGASGFVGGHVVRTLREHGYRVTASGRRASALPAGDVHVGDLDDLARADVPADVVVHCAALSSPWGPWSAFEHANVTGTARVLEYARRVGARRLVHVSSPGIYAAPRDRLDIREDQVDPSRPMNHYIRSKLHAEALLRAATGDPDGPEIVVLRPRGIIGAGDTGLVPRLLRVHERVGAPLLRGGRGLVDLTAVENVAHAVRLAAEVPGAAGLAFNITNGDPRPFVELLDQLLTGLGVRPRHLHLPAGPVSALATVLEAVCTVLPGQPEPPITRYTVTTITHSQTLDLTRARQVLGYQPVVGLDEALASYATAGRRVGGQPRG
- a CDS encoding MBL fold metallo-hydrolase translates to MAERPVGTLRAAACGWTTHDVHGLLRGAPRGRRVFPANVFHWSGPDRSVLFDTGYAPLPWRTGAAGWLYRRLLPPVVPPGSTLADAIDTDDVTHVVLSHLHPDHVGGLASVPHARVLVSEGVARSTARPRVLAGQLRGLLPAGLVDRLQVVPDSAFGPAPTGPLAAVGLSTADPFGDGRTRLVRLPGHADGHLGLLVEDRVLLAGDAAWSRDLLGRERDLRLLPRAVAHDARSQRDTAERLLALERPGVRLLFSHDEHRTGVDLLVDDDEDRGGP